In one Lolium rigidum isolate FL_2022 chromosome 3, APGP_CSIRO_Lrig_0.1, whole genome shotgun sequence genomic region, the following are encoded:
- the LOC124703577 gene encoding transmembrane 9 superfamily member 1-like, which translates to MLLLRALLLAALLAVARPPLASASESDHKYKAEEPVKLWVNKVGPYNNPQETYNYYSLPFCQPSENPGHKWGGLGEVLGGNELIDSQLDIKFLKNVDKGPICTIELDAKKVQQFTDAIESSYWFELFIDDLPLWGFVGETDKNNENKHYLYTQKNIVVKYNGNRIIHVNLTQESPKLLEAGRKLDMTYSVKWIQTNVAFARRFEVYLDYPFFEHQIHWFSIFNSFMMVIFLTGLVSMILMRTLRNDYAKYAREDDDLESLERDVSEESGWKLVHGDVFRPPRNLMLLSAVIGIGTQMSALILLVIVLAIVGMLYVGRGAIITTFIVCYALTSFISGYVSGGLYSRNGGKNWIKSMILTASLFPFLCFSIGLVLNTIAIFYHSLAAIPFGTMVVIFVLWAFISFPLVLLGTVVGRNWSGAPNNPCRVKTIPRPIPEKKWYLTPSVISLMGGLLPFGSIFIEMYFVFTSFWNYKVYYVYGFMLLVFVILLIVTVCVTIVGTYFLLNAENYHWQWTSFFSAASTALYVYLYAIYYYHVKTKMSGFFQTSFYFGYTLMFCLGLGILCGAIGYLGSTLFVRRIYRNIKCD; encoded by the exons ATGCTCCTCCTGCGCGCTCTCCTCCTCGCCGCGCTCCTCGCCGTCGCGCGCCCGCCCCTCGCGTCCGCCTCCGAGTCCGACCACAAG TACAAAGCTGAAGAACCGGTTAAGCTCTGGGTAAACAAGGTTGGCCCATACAATAATCCTCAAGAAACATACAACTATTACAGCCTTCCATTTTGTCAACCATCTGAAAACCCTGGACATAAATGGGGTGGACTAGGAGAGGTTCTGGGTGGAAATGAGCTGATTGATAGTCAGCTTGATATCAAGTTTTTAA aaaatgtGGACAAGGGCCCCATTTGCACAATTGAACTTGATGCTAAAAAGGTTCAGCAATTTACTGATGCCATTGAAAGCTCATACTGGTTTGAGCTTTTCATAG ATGATCTGCCATTATGGG GTTTTGTTGGGGAGACTGACAAAAATAATGAGAACAAGCACTATCTCTACACCCAAAAGAATATTGTTGTTAAATACAACGGCAACAGG ATAATTCATGTTAATCTCACTCAAGAGTCACCTaagcttcttgaagctggtagaaAATTGGACATGACATATTCAGTGAAGTGGATTCAAACAAATGTGGCATTTGCAAGGCGTTTTGAAGTTTACTTGGATTATCCATTTTTCGAACATCAG ATTCATTGGTTCTCCATCTTCAATTCTTTTATGATGGTTATCTTCTTAACTGGTTTAGTATCAATGATATTGATGAGGACCCTGAGAAATGATTATGCAAAATATGCTCGCGAAGATGATGATCTTGAGTCACTT GAGAGGGATGTTAGTGAAGAATCTGGATGGAAGCTTGTTCATGGGGATGTATTTCGACCTCCACGCAATCTAATGCTCCTGTCTGCTGTTATTGGTATTGGCACTCAGATGTCTGCTCTTATCCTGCTTGTTATTGTATTGGCCATTGTTGGCATGCTTTATGTTGG GCGAGGAGCTATCATCACAACCTTTATCGTGTGCTACGCGCTTACATCTTTCATTTCTGGATATGTTAGTGGTGGCCTGTACTCAAGGAATGGTG GCAAAAATTGGATAAAGTCTATGATCCTCACTGCATCCCTTTTTCCATTCTTGTGCTTTTCAATTGGATTAGTGTTGAACACCATTGCTATCTTCTACCATTCATTAGCGGCTATACcatttggcacaatggttgtcatATTTGTCCTCTGGGCTTTTATCTCTTTCCCGTTGGTGCTATTGGGAACTGTAGTTGGTAGAAACTGGAGTGGTGCTCCAAACAACCCATGCCGTGTGAAGACAATCCCACGTCCCATTCCTGAGAAGAAGTGGTACCTAACACCTTCAGTTATCTCATTGATGGGTGGGCTTCTCCCCTTCGGCAGCATCTTCATTGAGATGTACTTTGTATTCACTTCATTCTGGAACTACAAG GTGTACTATGTTTATGGCTTCATGTTGTTAGTCTTTGTCATCCTCCTAATTGTCACGGTATGTGTCACTATTGTGGGCACTTATTTCTTGTTGAATGCTGAGAACTACCATTGGCAATGGACATCGTTCTTCTCTGCTGCATCTACCGCCTTGTATGTATATCTATACGCTATATACTATTATCACGTGAAGACAAAGATGTCAGGCTTTTTCCAGACTAGCTTCTACTTCGGCTACACCTTGATGTTCTGTCTGGGTCTAGGGATACTTTGTG gtgctattggctatctgGGATCAACCCTGTTTGTCAGGAGAATCTACAGAAACATCAAATGCGACTAA